The window TTGTTAATtgatttttaacaatattttttgaaCACAAATGTTTGAATTAGAGTTATTGACTCAAATCTCATCATTTGTACAcgagaataaaatagaatagaatAAAATTGAATTGTTCATGAGTCCATCCATAAAAATTGATATGTTAATTGAGTTTTAAGtagaaagaataatattttactattattttttataagttttgaaatgaaaaaaattatactttttttctatttgtataaattttcaAGTATAAGATTAAATCCAACCTATatacaactaattttttttttgtttttatctataaaatttaacaagTTTTTATGTATTGAGCTAATGTCTTATTTCatcaaaattgttaaaatatgttttacctcaaattcaaaccaaaattattataattattcaattatcatatttttatttttttcaacttgtaCTTATGagctaatcaattattttagattaataagtttggataaaaagataaaatgaataaatattttaactttatcacaaaaaaatgtaatatcaacataaaaatacgGATACATAGATGCGACAAGTCAATAATatagttaatattaatattttttcattaaaaggatataaacatattaaattaattagtgtaATAAAACACGGTGTGTAATAGAAATGCGGACACGGTATTTCTCCTAGTGATGATAACTGTGGTGATGCATTATGTTGATGTGAATTATTGCAACATTTTAGGAAGTTTTTCCCACTGTAGCCTataggaaagaaagaaagcaaaatgTAAGCAGTGGGCCATTGACAGAAAACAAGACTACGTAAATCAatgaaaataactaatttttttaggcaaattagtgaatttcaattaatgatatcataaatttaaattttattttaaaaatattcataaaattaaattttaagtattatatttaatatcattTCATAATTCAAAGGATAATTTTTCATCAATACACATgagttaggaaaaaaaattatacacttgatagtaataataataataatgtaagttTTGTATTATCATCTAATCACAAATACCTATATATGATATGTTTcttaagttttataataattatctttaatgttatataataatttatgattaaattaaaacataaaatagttttaaaatatataattattaaactcaTATTGTTAATAGTCTAATGATCAATACAGCTGCTTGCTTAAAAATTGAATGAGTGTCTTGTtaatagaatttataataaattaagtatATAAAACGAAATGAacaattatttcattaaaaaaatgagtgcATGTTTCATGCGATTCCCTTCACATCATTTAGCATTATCCTTTACTTTGAATTAGAGATTCACGCAGAGTATCAgaccaagaaaaataataattaacttgATGGATAAAATTAAAGGGTTGGATAATCAACATTCATGCtagtaattatttaataattacacattctgtaatatttttatttaaaaaatataatctctGACAACTTATGTGGATATAATAGTTACtatcagaaaatgaaaaaaaaaaagaaaaaagaatcactgaTCGCATTACAAGCAACATCAGATATATAGCCATATGTTAGTTTATAACTAAGACAACATGGTTTGTACTATAGGCTTCCACGAGAAAGCAAaacattattatatcattttagcatcatttttaattattaatgactAAGAAATGTTTGACTTGCCCTAGTCTTGTTTTGGTTTATTATGTTTCAATTAAATGTCTAGATATGTTAAGTCATTCGATCGAGCGAACTATTAAACTtgtaaaatatttgattaaattcactggtttaacaaaaaataaagaaacacaaaaattctcaattatataaatgaatcaattttaaattttatgaatttgatattaaaagTTCACGTATAATTTCCAGGAATGTATTTATTGaacaaaatttgtaatttagataaaaaaatagacaaataatattttacattaagctagttcttaataagttatatttttatgaacagagttgtattttttttatatctttacaTGATCTACCTGTTTTTACTTCATATTTTAACATTCACATTTACAATATACATTAAGcacatatttttataaagaaagttataactgaattaaacaaattaaactcAAGTTCTACATCTTTTTAAACAAGTGaagtttaaactttaatttcGATTCATTCAAATAAATGAGTCAATGTTTGAgcaacgttttttttttctttacaggtACTACTCTACTTCACGTAGTGAttgacctattttttttttcttcttcttcttaaaatAAAGTTGGGTCAAATACATTTAAAGTAATGCTATTAAAATGAAAGtaaacaacttaatttttataaaagaaaaagagagaaaaagtaacttaaaaactaaattgcttttaaaaataagttacatAAGTGAATCTCCATTTCTCTCATTCAAAAACTAGTCCATGTGAAATAATGaaacaaaacatttaatttaaaagaaacttttaaattaaaattatcaaacaacttctactttatttttaagAGATCTTATAGTTAACTTTAAAGTAGCTAAAGCTAGCATAAATTTATTTGCACCCGTAGCATAATACACtaatatttctaaatttttaataaattaagtgaATACTAGTTAATGGATCAGAAGACAATTGATATACTTGTATGTTGGCAAACATTGTAGAATGTTAATGATAAGAaaacttttcttaaaattattgtgatgaaggaagatttcttttttttcaatgcaGGTTTAAATTCAGTATCTACTGAGGTCTGTTTGAACTTGaatgaaataagaaaataagaacTTTGATGCAGGTTCAAATTATGAATGAAGTAAGAAAAACTTTAAATTCAATGTTACTCATTGATACTAGGAATTATGAatgaaataagaatttaaataatttcaattagcAGAAGATATTACTTCATGCTTACTACAAAGTCTAATGTTACAATATAGTTGTGCTCAGCATAAATAATGTTACAGAAAATGAATGGATATTGCTAATTGAATGAACCGTTTTCTAGCAAGTTAACAAAGCAAATAGGAGGAAGATCAAGTGAATTCCAAAGCAACAGTTCCCCATCAACACTTGAAGAATCCATGTCAGGTGATGTTTGTTGGTGTTCTTCTTCCTGTCTCCTATCCATTGTTCCAATGTATTCTTTCTCCTCCTTGTTCTTCTCGAGTATGTTTTTGCTACAAGCCATTTGAAGGCTTGTTAATTGATCAGCTAGTCCTCTTCCCTTCATGTTCCCTGATTCAAGTTTCAACTTCAAGCATTCAGGTATTCCATTGAAGGCATAGAGAGAAGCTGAGAACTTCCTCTCATAAGTCATTCTCTTCATCACAGCTCTAAGCATTGAAGGCTCATCGCCATAGTTCTCATTCTCAGGCTCCACAGGCTCCTCCTCCATCTCTTCAGCCATCTCAAAGGGAGAGTAGTAACTAGGTGGAGCAATGTTGTCCAAAAACTTAAAATCATGGACATCCAAATTTGTGCTTTGCACACCCAAATCAGAGCCTTCTTCTTCACTATCCTCCACTCCTGAATTGCTGTCATTGCTTGAAGTCTGTGGTGTCACATTCCTGGATTTGTATTGCATATCAATTTTAGTCCCACCATCTTTTTCAGTTAAGCATGATTCAAAGCTACTAGTAATGTAGTCAATTTGTGCACTGTTGTTGATGAAGTCATTGTTGCTTGTGCTATAATCTTCAGGGTCATTGAGGAAATCAGTGAATTGGTCAATTGAGAATTGTGTTGAACCTTCTCCATATGCACCAACTTGCTGATGCATTTGTTGGTGGTTGATGAGAAGTGAAGTGGAGGAGGACGAGGACGAGGAAcaagtgttgttgttgttccttTCTTTAAGCCTTTGAAGGAGGAGATTGGTGATCTTTGAGGAAAGAGCTGGACTTGTGGAGGATTGAGAACAAGGCCAGAAGTTAGTCCTTGTGTTGGTGCCACGAAGCAAGCAAGCAGCCTCATCATAGGCTCTTGCAGCTTCCTCAGCAGTGTCAAAAGTTCCCAGCCACACTCTTATCTTCTGAATGGTGTCTTTGATCTCAGCCACCCATCTACCTGATGGCCTTTGCCTTACACCAACAAACCTCTTCCTGGCTCTTTGCACTCCTCCAAGTGCTGCAGCTTGTTTCATCATCTCATCCCAACCCAAGGTTCCCTCACATAGGTCTCTCTCTTCCACGACTTCAGCAACCTTTCTCTTCCTTGCCATCTGTCCCTTTTGagttctttttgtttcttgaatTGGTTAAGCTTATAGGGTGATTCTTTAAGGGTACTAAGCTTGGTTTTTTTGGTTAAACTTATAAGATGAGTATTAGAATTTAGAAGGCACTGAAGTTTGGTTGCTATGCTTTGGCTTAGCTGGTTTGTGCTTTTATATGTGGTTTAAGGAAGTGAGTGACCCTTGTCCCTTTGAACTAGTTGAGTTTTGGATCTGACCAGGTCACAATGATTAATTAGTTTCatatatttgtttctttatGATTTCGGCTTCTATATCCAAACATTTGGCGGTTTCTCAGGCATTGTAATTAGTGCAGCTTGTTTGACTTGGCCAAAGGGCACATAGATTTATTTCTCTTGTGAGATCTTATTTGAGAACTTGAGCATATTCTATACCAAGTGTAGTAGGACTGAATTGGTCATTACAATTTCATTTATTCTTTCCATGTGATCCAAACCTAGCTACAAAACTAAATTATTGTGATCTATGATGtttctttaatttcaattttcattttctgcccAAATTCTACCACTTTGTCCAAGGCAAGAAGTGAAATGTGAGACAGAGTTTCACACTCAGTTGCCAAGAAAAACACCAAGAAAAACAACCTGAGTAGCCAAAACCTATGGGCTATACAGAAGGAACTAGAATACTTAACAAGCTACAGTTAATGTTTGGATTTTACCTTAGAAGTTAGGTTTATATTTGATTACCCATAACTAGACTTGTTGGTAGTTTATGAACTTTTTCAACATATCCGTTCATATATGTTTTGTCTAGCCAATACAATGAGAGTGTAAAAAACAAAAGTACATTGAAGATATGGTAAGTTTAGGAAATCAAGTCTCTTAGAtgcttattaacattttttttatgtaagttATGATGGAGAGTTAAAGACTAATCTTTGaggtacaaaattatttaagggaataatttcttttaatagaTACTCTTTCATAAACATGATCTGAAAATCAAACTCTTGATAATATGCTTAAGGAATATagttatttatcaattatatcaCATCATATTGATTCTTAGATACTTATTaactaacaaacaaaaaatatttactcaAATTATTAACAGTAATATGAGAAGTCTCCTTCGTCCCAAAACAATGTCCCTCATTATCTTTTATCAATCATAACCACACAAAAAAGCTAACTAATGTTTTGTGTTCGTCATTGATGATGAATGTCAAGCAATGTGATTCCCCTAATGCCCCACCATGGACATGATGCCAAGTCTAACCCACTTAAAATCTTAAAGAATGAgattttcttcaaaaactttTTGTAATGTCGTCATCAAGCATTGATTGatcaattatttttgtgatCATCTAATATTTTAATGTGAAAATCTTTTATGGGATTTTCGTCATGCAGCACTAGAGATGGTGACATTTCTAACTTAGGAATCATCTTGTGAAATATTATCGATTGATGCTCATAACATATATCAAACATCAAATGCAAATAAAGCAAAAACCATTGCTAATTTTACACATCTAATTTTGCATTTctataatgaaatttaattagaatagaatGTACTAACAGTTTTTTATATTGTCACTTAAGAATATAATTGTTATGAATagcaaaattgtaaaaaaaaaattgctaaattttgttataattacttaaaaagtcaTAATTATATCTAACGTGATTtctcattaattaataatgtaaaaaaattatactgaatatatattaaaattaaatttttttaataattatttttaattctattttaccCTTTAAAGCTtgcatttaattgaaatatattgatatattaaatcatatatagattgttataattaagaattattaatttttataatataataattagtttaattaaaagTTGTGTTTGGAAAGGTTtctaattgattgaaaatatttttttataatatatcaaaattaaactcttaaaacttgagattttcattaagctcaattttttttgttctccatTTGGAATCATTTCATTTGCTTTGACTTTCTAGGAATCTAATATTGTCTTGATAAGAACAAACGATAAATGCTGAAGAAAAATACATGTAgtcttattataataattaatagtaattaattaaaatgaatgatGGTGACTTGTGAGAAAACGAATCGCACTGTGCCGTTACACTTGAAATTATACGCaaaccaatttttaaaaaaacgttAAAATTACGTGAAGATGGGACAAACTTGGCCTTTTCGCTGTTTACTTGTGTTTATTTTATCATCACATTGATATTAACTAATATCTTgccttaaaaaaactaatatcatTGCTTCctgtttacattttaattcttaataccATTCTTAAGCCATCACCTAAAGCATCCTACaatatttaaattcatacaACAGAAGAAATTTTCCTAAGAACGAGTTTTAGAGTTTTCGTAATATCtttaagtagaaaaaaaaaaagtagcttCCGGCATAATAGGAAGAATTCGTCTAACAAGGAATTTGTTAGAAAGTCTTCATCTATTAAATGCATATTTGGTTTACTTGATAGAATTTAAAGATTTGACTAATTCACATAttttcaataacttttaatcaatataaaagaaaatgttaaaaaaaatgcgtGCTCCTCTTTTAACCATGAGTTACCATAGGCGAGCTTATGTGCTAatagtggttaaagaatttaaaaatcgaaacaaaaaatactttaagTAATTGATGATTAAAACGAGTAAAAAACATGATGCATGTGATTCTTATTTTAaggtttaaatttctttttacaGCATGTTTGAATTTATGTCCGTCTATAATTAGCAGGCCTCAGCTTAAAGCTATGGTTCCTTACtttgtgtcatttttttttgttcattttgacATGATTTTATCAGATTATGAGCGTCTTGGAAACAAATTTAAACACACAAACACATTAAGAAACTCTCTTTGATCacaaatcatttataaaaatcCTTGTttagtacaatttttttaatgaaaatcgaTGGAATGCAattgtaatttacaattttcttttatctcttcgTGTGGTTATGCGAAGATTTCATGGGTCAATTTAGAAgtcatctgttttttttttaagccaaAGAAATATACTTCATTCATgagtttcatttttcttcaaattgtaatcttttaattgcttttaatgaCTTATAATATTTGATATTCAGATTTCCAAAGCCAACCTCATTatgttttctataaaaaaaaaattacttcattcATGAGCTTCATTTTAAtacctttcttttttcttgaacaCTTCTTGGACGATAAAAATGTATTCTCTAAAAGAAATACcaatttcattcattcaatttgCACTGAGTTTGCTAGAATCTGAAATTGTCTTAGTAGCAACCAATGTGCAAGTCagaggaaaaaacaaaaatatgaaaaagaaaaaggaagacaTATAATTGGAGAGTTTGTTTCCATCAACAACCAAAGGAGACAAAGTCCTTCATACAACGACAAATTTTGCCTTTATGTCctttattcaaatttttcctTTGATATTAACTAACATCGctttctttctctccctctatataatcatcctttttttttatccataatatTGGATCACAAGTCTCATCACCAAAAAAGTGTATATGTcatataattataagaaaataattgaaGTTATAATTTTTCAGTTATTATTAACAACTTTCTCAAGAGTGAGCCtagttttttctcttattttttttatttttaattattaaaaatgaagaaCAAAACTAGCAGAATCAGGAATGCTTCATCTTGCGTACAAGAATGACTAATTATGAGCtgtttaattattcttttttttaaaaaaatgaataaaatatccCATACAATAATCGCATATTAAGGATGACTTTTTTATGTTTCTGACGTAAAACTAAGTATATATTTACTAATAATTCATATGTTTTAAGAAGAGAGattgattatattaaaaaagataaatagttatttttgtttctgaatgtgtaaaatactaataaattcaTCTTTGtaagatgaaaattcaaattttagtgtccaaaagtgaaaaaaataatatgataaattcaTTCATCTGTTAACTTGTCAATAACCGTTAATGAAAAGGCCTATATGacataaagagacaaaaatattacaaaaatgatTGCTAATACGACTGCTGAGTAGATTTAATGACTGCTTAG of the Glycine max cultivar Williams 82 chromosome 13, Glycine_max_v4.0, whole genome shotgun sequence genome contains:
- the LOC100786711 gene encoding ethylene-responsive transcription factor ERN2, producing the protein MARKRKVAEVVEERDLCEGTLGWDEMMKQAAALGGVQRARKRFVGVRQRPSGRWVAEIKDTIQKIRVWLGTFDTAEEAARAYDEAACLLRGTNTRTNFWPCSQSSTSPALSSKITNLLLQRLKERNNNNTCSSSSSSSTSLLINHQQMHQQVGAYGEGSTQFSIDQFTDFLNDPEDYSTSNNDFINNSAQIDYITSSFESCLTEKDGGTKIDMQYKSRNVTPQTSSNDSNSGVEDSEEEGSDLGVQSTNLDVHDFKFLDNIAPPSYYSPFEMAEEMEEEPVEPENENYGDEPSMLRAVMKRMTYERKFSASLYAFNGIPECLKLKLESGNMKGRGLADQLTSLQMACSKNILEKNKEEKEYIGTMDRRQEEEHQQTSPDMDSSSVDGELLLWNSLDLPPICFVNLLENGSFN